A single genomic interval of Hydractinia symbiolongicarpus strain clone_291-10 chromosome 8, HSymV2.1, whole genome shotgun sequence harbors:
- the LOC130654751 gene encoding ubiquitin-conjugating enzyme E2 D1-like: MAMKRIQKEYADIQVDPPAQCSAGPVNDTDLFHWQATIMGPPDTAYQGGLFFLTIHFPTDYPFKPPKVSFNTKIYHPNINSNGSICLDILRSQWSPALTVSKVLLSICALMADPNPEDPLVPEIARIFKTDKKQYTDNCKEWTRRYAMF; this comes from the exons gaATATGCTGACATACAAGTGGATCCACCTGCTCAGTGCTCCGCTGGTCCTGTAAACGACACAGACT TATTTCATTGGCAAGCAACGATAATGGGACCA ccAGACACAGCATATCAGGGCGGATTATTCTTTTTAACAATACATTTTCCAACAGATTATCCATTCAAACCACCCAAG GTAtcttttaatacaaaaatatatcacCCAAATATAAATTCAAATGGCAGTATATGTTTAGACATACTACGGTCACAATGGAGTCCTGCTTTAACAGTATCAAAAG TCTTACTATCAATATGTGCCTTAATGGCCGATCCAAATCCTGAAGATCCATTAGTGCCGGAAATAGCCAGAATATTTAAAACGGATAAAAAACAATATACCGATAATTGTAAAGAGTGGACGAGGCGTTACgcgatgttttaa